Proteins from a genomic interval of Chroococcidiopsis thermalis PCC 7203:
- a CDS encoding ABC transporter ATP-binding protein gives MIQVALENVSKIYGKVQAVQSVSLDVQQGEFFTLLGASGSGKTTLLRLIGGFETPDTGCIYIGGKDVSRLPAYKRNVHTVFQDYALFPHLSVFENVGYALQAKRSPVAEISQRVTEALKLVQLAEMAQRLPAQLSGGQKQRVALARAIVDRPDVLLLDEPLSALDAKIRMELRQELKQLQRQTGISFIYITHDQEEALALSDRIAILKSGKLLQVGTPLEVYEQPADLYVAEFIGRANFLDGMLLSVDGNRGRVQIGETAVVEGTVVEGTTAAISPGNAVRLVVRPENICLNHANIGHAATIIQSQYLGYATSYLVQAIGLNFHVMELRRRGTSPYKEGERVFISWEWMEALIFSTN, from the coding sequence GTGATCCAAGTTGCTTTAGAAAACGTCAGTAAGATTTACGGCAAAGTCCAAGCCGTGCAGTCTGTCAGTCTCGACGTGCAGCAAGGAGAATTTTTCACGCTGCTGGGGGCTTCTGGTTCGGGAAAAACAACTTTATTGCGGCTGATTGGCGGTTTTGAAACCCCCGATACTGGCTGTATTTACATTGGGGGCAAAGATGTGAGTCGTCTGCCTGCCTATAAACGTAACGTCCATACGGTGTTTCAGGACTACGCCTTGTTTCCCCACCTATCGGTATTTGAGAATGTAGGTTATGCTTTGCAGGCAAAGCGATCGCCTGTGGCAGAAATTAGCCAACGAGTTACGGAAGCTTTGAAACTCGTCCAACTCGCAGAAATGGCGCAGAGGCTACCTGCTCAACTTTCCGGCGGACAAAAACAACGGGTAGCTTTAGCACGGGCAATTGTCGATCGCCCTGACGTATTACTTTTAGACGAACCGCTTTCAGCTTTGGATGCCAAAATTCGGATGGAACTGCGGCAGGAATTGAAACAACTCCAACGTCAGACGGGAATTAGTTTTATTTATATCACCCACGACCAAGAAGAAGCCCTAGCTTTGAGCGATCGCATAGCAATTTTGAAATCTGGCAAGCTATTACAAGTCGGCACGCCTTTAGAAGTCTACGAACAGCCTGCCGATTTATATGTAGCTGAATTTATCGGACGGGCAAATTTTCTCGATGGCATGTTGTTAAGCGTAGATGGTAATCGGGGAAGAGTGCAAATTGGTGAGACAGCAGTAGTTGAAGGAACAGTAGTTGAAGGAACGACCGCAGCGATTTCTCCTGGTAATGCAGTACGATTAGTCGTGCGTCCAGAAAATATTTGCCTAAATCACGCCAATATTGGTCATGCAGCCACAATTATTCAAAGTCAATATCTCGGTTATGCTACGAGTTATTTAGTTCAGGCGATCGGACTCAATTTTCATGTCATGGAACTGCGACGACGCGGAACTAGCCCCTACAAAGAGGGAGAACGAGTTTTTATCTCTTGGGAATGGATGGAAGCATTGATTTTTTCTACAAACTAA
- the gyrA gene encoding DNA gyrase subunit A, with protein sequence MAKQLNLLPAGQVIPTALHTEMQRSYLEYAMSVIVGRALPDVRDGLKPVHRRILYAMHELGLTPDRPYRKCARVVGDVLGKYHPHGDQAVYDALVRLVQDFSSRYPLLAGHGNFGSVDNDPPAAMRYTETRLAPVGNEAMLTEIGEETVDFIGNFDNSQQEPVVLPAQLPFLLLNGASGIAVGMATNIPPHNLGEIIDGLVTLIDQPELSDDKLFELIPGPDFPTGGEIIGSTGIREAYTTGRGSITIRGIAQIEEIQTGVKRSRRTTAIVVTELPYQVNKAGWIEKVAELVNQGRIEGIGDLRDESDRQGMRVVIELKRDADPQVVLRQLYHHTSLQTNFGAIFLALVDQQPRQLSLRQLLQEFLNFREQTLIRRYTHDLNRAESRAHLVEGLLTALSHLDEVITILRQASDGSTAKITLQNELQLSEAQADAILAMPMRRLTGLEQKNLQTEFESLSEQIQTLRRLLSDRHELLKALKKDLRSLRRKFADSRRTRIGTQEAEEQSKKSSSIPNSEFGIRNSEEVALEFTQKGYVRRLAVNGNKPGRKPKSDNGLMENDFVIQTTTAKTDENLVVFTSGGKVYPLQVGDIPPSSGRSLRGTPLIGLLPGSAANGTESIVTQLLLPAETENIQALFMTQLGRVKRLAASELQNLTNRGLTVVKFKDEDRLLGVQPIEPGQFLILASAGGRLLRFGIDDEQLPILGRTAMGMQGLRLRKQEEMVGGVAIDDLKTNLLLVTQEGYAKRIPAHVLRQGNRGDIPTQALAFSSKSDRLAGIVSATVSEVALLTSNQRIVRLPVDKIGKWGKEGTGDRLRDIKDNERIVSVIAIPATNSLIE encoded by the coding sequence ATGGCAAAACAATTAAACCTTCTCCCAGCGGGACAGGTGATTCCCACAGCCCTGCATACAGAAATGCAACGGTCTTATCTGGAATATGCCATGAGCGTAATTGTAGGGCGGGCATTACCAGACGTACGTGATGGCTTAAAACCAGTTCACAGACGAATTTTATATGCCATGCATGAATTGGGTTTAACTCCCGATCGCCCTTATCGTAAATGCGCCAGGGTAGTAGGTGACGTACTCGGTAAGTACCATCCCCACGGCGACCAAGCGGTATACGATGCTTTAGTCCGTCTCGTACAAGACTTTTCCAGCCGCTATCCCTTGCTGGCGGGACACGGTAACTTCGGTTCGGTAGATAACGACCCACCAGCAGCAATGCGTTACACCGAGACTCGCCTCGCACCAGTTGGGAATGAGGCGATGCTGACTGAAATTGGCGAAGAAACAGTTGATTTTATCGGCAATTTCGACAATTCCCAACAAGAACCAGTCGTATTACCAGCTCAACTACCGTTTTTATTGCTCAACGGTGCGTCAGGAATTGCTGTGGGGATGGCGACAAATATTCCTCCCCATAATTTGGGAGAAATCATCGATGGTTTAGTTACGCTGATCGACCAACCAGAATTATCAGACGACAAGCTATTTGAGTTAATCCCTGGACCCGACTTTCCCACTGGGGGCGAAATTATTGGCAGTACGGGAATTCGCGAAGCTTACACCACTGGACGGGGTAGTATTACCATCAGAGGGATTGCTCAAATTGAAGAAATTCAAACTGGGGTCAAGCGATCGCGCCGCACGACAGCAATCGTCGTGACAGAATTACCCTATCAAGTTAATAAAGCAGGTTGGATCGAAAAAGTCGCAGAATTAGTTAATCAGGGTAGGATTGAGGGCATTGGCGACTTGCGAGATGAAAGCGATCGCCAAGGGATGCGGGTAGTGATAGAACTCAAACGAGATGCCGATCCGCAGGTTGTTTTGCGCCAGTTGTACCATCACACTTCCCTGCAAACAAATTTTGGGGCAATTTTCCTCGCTTTAGTAGATCAACAACCGCGTCAACTTTCCTTAAGACAGCTATTACAGGAATTTTTAAATTTCCGCGAACAAACTCTGATTCGGCGCTACACTCACGACTTAAATCGCGCCGAAAGTCGCGCGCATTTGGTAGAAGGGTTGCTGACAGCTTTATCCCATTTGGATGAAGTCATTACAATTTTGCGGCAGGCAAGCGATGGTAGTACGGCTAAAATCACCCTGCAAAATGAGTTGCAATTGAGCGAAGCCCAAGCCGATGCAATCTTAGCAATGCCCATGCGTCGCTTGACGGGTTTGGAACAAAAGAACCTGCAAACTGAATTTGAATCTCTCAGCGAACAAATTCAAACTTTGCGACGGTTGTTAAGCGATCGCCACGAGTTATTAAAAGCATTGAAAAAAGATTTGCGATCGCTCAGACGTAAATTTGCCGACTCTCGCCGGACTCGCATTGGCACTCAAGAAGCAGAAGAACAGAGCAAGAAAAGCTCATCAATTCCGAATTCGGAATTCGGAATTCGGAATTCTGAAGAAGTTGCTTTAGAGTTTACCCAAAAAGGGTATGTCAGAAGGTTAGCTGTTAATGGTAATAAGCCAGGAAGGAAGCCGAAGTCAGACAACGGTTTGATGGAAAATGACTTTGTGATTCAAACCACAACCGCTAAGACAGATGAGAATTTAGTCGTGTTTACCAGTGGTGGAAAGGTTTACCCGTTGCAGGTGGGCGATATTCCTCCTAGTAGCGGGCGATCGCTACGGGGTACGCCATTGATTGGTTTGCTGCCAGGATCGGCTGCTAACGGTACGGAAAGTATTGTGACTCAACTGCTATTACCCGCAGAAACAGAAAACATCCAAGCGCTGTTCATGACTCAATTAGGACGAGTGAAGCGCTTAGCTGCATCGGAGTTACAAAATCTGACCAATCGCGGTTTGACAGTGGTGAAGTTCAAGGATGAAGACCGCTTGTTAGGCGTGCAACCGATCGAACCAGGACAATTTTTGATCCTCGCTTCAGCGGGAGGTAGGCTGTTAAGGTTTGGTATAGATGACGAGCAATTGCCAATTCTAGGACGCACGGCAATGGGAATGCAAGGCTTGCGGCTGCGAAAACAAGAAGAAATGGTTGGCGGAGTGGCAATAGACGATCTCAAAACTAATTTGTTGCTCGTCACCCAAGAAGGATATGCGAAGCGAATACCCGCCCATGTATTGCGTCAAGGCAATCGCGGCGATATTCCAACTCAAGCTTTAGCTTTTAGCAGCAAATCGGATCGGCTGGCAGGAATTGTATCGGCAACAGTAAGTGAGGTCGCTTTGCTTACCAGCAATCAACGGATCGTGCGCCTACCTGTAGATAAAATAGGCAAGTGGGGCAAAGAAGGTACGGGCGATCGCCTCCGCGATATTAAGGACAACGAAAGAATTGTCTCTGTTATTGCCATTCCAGCTACCAACTCATTGATAGAGTAA
- a CDS encoding response regulator has protein sequence MKTVLIVEDDPINARVFAKILTKRGGLETKHTENVEEVMEIATSGQVDIILMDVSLSRSVYQGKAVDGIKITQMLKSNPQTAKLPIILVTAHVMEGDRENFLRQSGADGYISKPVVDHQQFVEQIWAMLPKE, from the coding sequence ATGAAAACCGTTTTGATTGTAGAGGATGACCCTATAAATGCTCGCGTTTTTGCCAAAATTTTGACAAAACGTGGTGGCTTAGAGACAAAGCATACGGAAAATGTAGAAGAGGTCATGGAGATTGCGACATCTGGACAAGTCGATATTATTTTGATGGATGTTTCTCTTTCGCGCAGCGTTTATCAGGGTAAAGCCGTGGATGGGATCAAGATTACCCAAATGCTAAAGTCAAATCCGCAAACTGCTAAGTTACCAATTATCCTCGTCACAGCCCACGTTATGGAAGGCGATCGCGAAAACTTTCTGCGCCAAAGCGGTGCAGACGGTTACATTTCAAAACCAGTCGTGGATCACCAGCAGTTTGTCGAACAAATTTGGGCGATGCTGCCGAAAGAATAG